A DNA window from Bradyrhizobium barranii subsp. barranii contains the following coding sequences:
- a CDS encoding CpaD family pilus assembly lipoprotein, translating into MNMRYLSHSIVLAAILGGCANTASIHPNPAEQGVQVEQKKRVLLLQSLHALEKLQLRNFIADASGGRRDALHVDVSGSHKLIAQVAHEARAMGVVPSNIRLSASPLNLSGRSAVRIEAITFEAHLPNCPSLLIAGPAVDDNSFEPTLGCSTKNNLGVMVNDPLDLVDNRSVSTVNGDRAAAPLASHSTLAARNKGNGEDGASTTAPDAAGPTTQNVQPLR; encoded by the coding sequence ATGAACATGCGATATTTGTCCCATTCGATTGTCCTTGCCGCAATATTGGGGGGCTGCGCAAATACTGCGTCGATCCATCCCAATCCTGCCGAACAAGGAGTCCAGGTCGAACAGAAAAAGCGTGTCTTGCTTCTGCAGAGCCTCCATGCCCTCGAAAAGCTTCAGCTGCGTAATTTTATCGCCGACGCAAGTGGTGGCCGGCGGGATGCGCTCCATGTGGATGTCAGCGGCTCCCATAAGCTCATTGCGCAGGTGGCGCACGAAGCACGCGCCATGGGGGTTGTTCCCTCTAACATCCGGCTGTCCGCTTCTCCCCTCAATTTATCGGGCCGTTCCGCCGTCAGGATCGAGGCGATTACGTTTGAAGCGCATCTTCCGAACTGTCCGTCGCTTTTGATCGCAGGACCAGCAGTGGACGACAATTCGTTCGAACCGACTCTTGGTTGCTCGACCAAAAACAACCTGGGAGTGATGGTGAACGATCCGCTCGACCTGGTTGATAATCGGTCTGTCAGCACGGTAAATGGCGATCGCGCCGCCGCTCCTCTTGCTAGTCACTCTACTCTCGCAGCGCGCAACAAGGGCAACGGAGAAGATGGAGCAAGCACGACAGCGCCGGACGCAGCGGGACCAACAACACAGAATGTGCAGCCGCTCCGATAG
- the ltrA gene encoding group II intron reverse transcriptase/maturase, with product MKSSKETRRMEGRGQPEGSPREKARVRTQSRVALPPNLDRVNAAAKRAAQTRFTALLHHIDEDALLRAFRRQKRQASAGVDGVTMAKYEEGLTDNIRDLCGRVHTGRYRPQPVRRVYIPKADGGKRPLGVPALEDKIVQSAVAEVLSAVYEADFLGFSYGFRPGRNPHMALDALHTAIMSQRVNWVLDADIRSFFDAVDHEWLLRMVAHRIADPRILRLLELWLRAGVLESGEKRETDRGTPQGAGISPLLANIFLHYILDLWAHQWRRRHARGRVVTVRYADDFVMGFESKADAQEMLLALKVRLASFGLMLHEGKTRLIEFGRFAAVSRQRRGERRPETFAFLGFTHYCGRTRDGRFIVKHKTEGKRLTRKLTALRQDAWRLMHAPLATQHERFAAALRGHYGYYGRPHNYPALNGFYREVRRIWLRCLRRRSQKSRRMGWSEFDTLTARFPLPVPRITRTWAQARI from the coding sequence GTGAAGTCGTCGAAGGAAACGAGACGTATGGAGGGAAGGGGCCAGCCCGAGGGGAGCCCGCGCGAGAAGGCCAGGGTCCGGACACAGAGCCGGGTTGCCTTGCCGCCGAACCTCGATCGGGTGAACGCGGCGGCCAAGCGGGCTGCCCAAACCCGGTTCACGGCCTTGCTGCACCACATCGACGAGGACGCTCTGCTTCGGGCGTTTCGACGACAAAAGCGGCAGGCCAGCGCGGGGGTCGATGGGGTAACGATGGCGAAGTACGAAGAGGGGCTCACGGATAACATCCGCGACCTCTGCGGACGGGTCCACACTGGTCGCTACCGGCCACAGCCGGTGCGGCGAGTCTACATCCCCAAAGCCGATGGCGGTAAGCGGCCTCTCGGTGTGCCGGCGCTCGAGGACAAGATCGTCCAAAGCGCGGTGGCCGAGGTGTTGAGCGCCGTCTATGAGGCCGACTTCCTTGGGTTCTCCTACGGCTTCCGGCCGGGGCGGAATCCTCATATGGCGCTTGATGCCTTGCATACGGCGATCATGAGCCAGCGTGTGAACTGGGTGCTCGATGCCGACATACGCAGCTTCTTCGACGCGGTCGACCACGAGTGGCTGTTGCGGATGGTGGCGCACAGGATCGCCGATCCTCGCATCCTACGGCTCCTCGAGCTGTGGCTGCGGGCCGGTGTTCTTGAGAGCGGCGAGAAGCGAGAGACGGACAGGGGCACGCCGCAAGGGGCAGGCATCAGCCCGCTCCTTGCCAACATCTTCCTGCACTACATCCTCGATCTCTGGGCCCACCAATGGCGTCGTCGTCATGCCCGCGGTCGCGTCGTGACCGTGCGCTATGCGGACGACTTCGTCATGGGCTTCGAGAGCAAGGCAGATGCGCAGGAAATGCTCTTGGCCCTCAAGGTGCGGCTGGCCAGCTTTGGCCTGATGCTTCATGAGGGCAAGACGCGGCTGATCGAGTTTGGCCGGTTCGCGGCCGTCTCGCGTCAGCGGCGCGGCGAGCGGCGACCAGAGACCTTCGCCTTCCTCGGCTTCACCCACTACTGCGGGCGGACCCGAGATGGCCGGTTCATCGTGAAGCACAAGACGGAAGGGAAACGCCTGACGCGCAAGCTGACGGCGTTGCGCCAGGACGCCTGGCGGCTCATGCACGCGCCACTGGCCACGCAGCACGAGCGGTTCGCCGCCGCACTGCGCGGGCACTACGGCTACTATGGCAGGCCGCACAATTATCCAGCGCTCAACGGCTTCTACCGCGAAGTGCGTCGGATCTGGCTACGTTGTCTGAGACGACGCAGCCAGAAAAGTCGGCGCATGGGCTGGTCGGAGTTCGACACCCTGACGGCACGCTTCCCTCTGCCCGTTCCACGCATCACTCGCACTTGGGCGCAGGCGCGGATATGA
- a CDS encoding IS630-like element ISRj1 family transposase has product MIPEAREVHLSRKDRKVLEACCRSPVTLQRDLKRARIVLLAADGRSTRSIAKEVGVQPRIVSLWRHRYADHGLEGLQDKPRPGKQPIYTKTTDKRILKLLDKPPPQGFARWTGPLLAEALGDVDVQYVWRFLRSHKIDLVARKSWCESNDPNFTAKAADVVGLYVAPPAKAIVLCVDEKPSIQALERAQGYLKLPNGRALTGQSHDYKRHGTTTLFAALEVATGKIIATHSKRRRRVEFLDFMNSVTAAFPNRKLHVILDNLNTHKKNEDWLKAHPNVQFHFTPTSASWLNQVEVWFSILQGQSLSGTSFTSLKQLQEHIDAYVNAYNDRAEPFVWTKKKVRQRRFKGRRITQL; this is encoded by the coding sequence ATGATACCCGAAGCAAGAGAAGTCCACCTTTCGAGGAAAGATCGCAAGGTGCTTGAGGCGTGCTGTCGCTCACCGGTGACGTTGCAGCGCGATTTGAAGCGGGCGCGGATAGTTCTGTTGGCGGCGGATGGGCGCAGCACCCGGTCGATCGCCAAGGAAGTTGGGGTCCAGCCGCGGATTGTCAGCCTTTGGCGGCATCGCTATGCCGACCATGGCCTTGAAGGGCTGCAAGACAAGCCGCGGCCTGGCAAGCAGCCGATCTATACGAAGACGACCGACAAGCGGATTCTGAAGCTGCTGGATAAGCCGCCACCGCAAGGGTTTGCGCGCTGGACCGGCCCCCTGCTGGCCGAGGCGCTGGGCGATGTCGATGTCCAATATGTCTGGCGGTTCCTGCGCAGCCACAAGATTGACCTGGTGGCTCGCAAGTCCTGGTGCGAGAGCAACGACCCGAACTTTACGGCCAAAGCCGCCGATGTTGTCGGCCTCTATGTCGCGCCGCCGGCGAAGGCCATTGTGCTGTGCGTGGACGAGAAGCCCTCGATCCAGGCTTTGGAGCGAGCGCAGGGTTATCTGAAGTTGCCCAATGGCCGCGCCTTAACCGGCCAAAGCCACGATTACAAGCGGCATGGCACCACAACATTGTTTGCGGCGCTCGAAGTCGCCACCGGAAAGATCATCGCGACCCATTCAAAACGCCGGCGCCGCGTCGAGTTTCTCGATTTCATGAACAGCGTCACCGCGGCTTTTCCGAACCGCAAGCTTCACGTCATCCTCGACAACCTCAACACCCATAAAAAGAACGAGGACTGGCTCAAGGCCCACCCCAACGTGCAATTTCATTTCACGCCGACAAGTGCGTCATGGCTCAATCAGGTCGAAGTATGGTTTTCCATCTTGCAGGGGCAGTCGCTCAGCGGCACCTCCTTCACGAGCCTCAAGCAGCTTCAGGAACACATCGATGCCTACGTCAACGCATACAACGACAGAGCCGAGCCCTTCGTCTGGACCAAGAAAAAGGTCCGTCAACGCCGTTTCAAAGGCCGCCGTATCACTCAGCTCTGA
- the istA gene encoding IS21-like element IS1631 family transposase, whose translation MFDPFSQQGAGELNVLKRHLQSTVLTLLDRNTSQREIHRLTGVDRKTIRRYQALRAGAEANSPGEVTTGSVSADGQIPPPRPPAFGTSEATVTSSLARSACEAHRTWIEEQVRLKRNAQAIYQDLVDQFGFPSSYQSVKRFVRRLRHADPEQFDRLEFLPGEEAQVDYGEGAPTVDPKSGRYRRPRLFVMTLRYSRRSFRRVVWKSSQQVWAQLHEEAFRYFGGVPSYVVLDNLKEGVLKPDLYEPQLNPIYSAMLAHYAVVADPARVADPNRKGCVENAIQHTQGTALAGRRFETLEAQNEFLRHWEENWASKRIHGSTRRQVEAMFQEEKPHLRPLPVAPFRIFTEVVRTVCDDTTVRVDNSYYAARPAPIGSQVVVRIYTTTIEIRDRHTRALLRVHSRMAHPGSVVLPTSERPFNPSRQTAVLLASAERIGPQTRALCQQVFDTEGRPGQRAMWGIVGLGRKYPARLVEQACAHAIDNRIYRYKHVRATVERLFEQAIEQVGVTPQPASPLTQDHPLIRTPAEYGDLFSRAVRRDADDNGRQAEAHDDHATAIRARVACATPANSGATSAPAAPSHLKLET comes from the coding sequence ATGTTCGACCCCTTTAGCCAGCAAGGGGCCGGGGAGTTGAACGTCTTGAAGCGACATCTGCAAAGCACCGTACTTACATTACTTGATCGCAACACCAGCCAGCGCGAGATTCACCGGCTGACGGGTGTCGATCGCAAGACGATCCGGCGTTATCAGGCGCTGCGGGCCGGTGCGGAGGCAAATTCCCCCGGGGAAGTGACCACCGGCTCGGTGAGCGCGGACGGCCAAATTCCTCCACCCCGACCACCGGCTTTTGGGACATCGGAAGCGACGGTCACCAGCAGCCTGGCCCGTTCGGCTTGCGAAGCGCATCGGACGTGGATCGAAGAACAGGTCCGGCTGAAGCGGAACGCGCAGGCGATTTACCAGGACCTGGTTGATCAATTTGGCTTTCCGTCCAGCTACCAGAGTGTCAAGCGGTTTGTGCGCCGGTTGCGGCACGCTGATCCTGAGCAGTTTGATCGTCTTGAGTTCCTCCCCGGCGAGGAAGCTCAGGTCGACTATGGCGAGGGCGCGCCGACGGTTGATCCGAAGAGCGGGCGGTACCGTCGTCCCCGCCTGTTCGTGATGACGCTACGCTACTCGCGGCGCAGCTTCCGGCGGGTAGTCTGGAAGTCCAGCCAACAAGTCTGGGCGCAGCTCCACGAAGAGGCGTTCCGGTATTTTGGCGGGGTCCCCAGCTATGTCGTGCTCGACAACCTGAAGGAAGGCGTCCTCAAGCCGGATTTGTACGAGCCCCAGCTCAACCCGATTTACAGCGCGATGCTGGCTCATTACGCCGTGGTCGCCGATCCCGCGCGCGTGGCCGATCCAAATCGGAAAGGATGCGTCGAGAATGCGATTCAACATACCCAGGGCACTGCGCTGGCCGGACGGCGCTTCGAGACGCTGGAGGCGCAAAACGAGTTCTTGAGGCACTGGGAGGAGAACTGGGCTTCCAAACGCATCCACGGCAGCACGCGCCGTCAGGTCGAGGCGATGTTCCAGGAAGAGAAGCCGCACCTGCGGCCGCTGCCTGTCGCTCCCTTCCGCATCTTCACCGAAGTCGTCCGGACTGTCTGCGACGACACCACCGTACGCGTCGACAACAGCTATTACGCCGCGCGGCCCGCGCCGATCGGCAGCCAGGTCGTCGTGCGCATCTACACCACCACGATCGAGATCCGTGATCGCCACACCCGTGCGCTGCTGCGTGTTCATTCCCGGATGGCGCACCCCGGTTCTGTCGTCCTGCCGACCAGCGAACGGCCGTTCAACCCGTCGCGGCAAACCGCCGTGCTGCTGGCGAGCGCCGAGCGCATCGGACCGCAGACCAGGGCCTTGTGCCAGCAGGTGTTCGACACCGAAGGGCGCCCCGGACAGCGCGCGATGTGGGGCATTGTCGGGCTGGGCCGGAAGTATCCGGCGCGGCTGGTCGAGCAGGCCTGCGCGCACGCCATCGACAACCGCATCTACCGCTACAAGCACGTGCGTGCGACCGTCGAGCGGTTGTTCGAACAGGCGATCGAGCAGGTTGGAGTGACGCCACAGCCGGCATCGCCGCTCACCCAGGATCATCCGCTGATCCGTACCCCCGCGGAATACGGCGACCTCTTCAGCCGCGCTGTGCGGCGCGACGCCGACGACAATGGTCGGCAGGCCGAGGCTCACGACGATCACGCCACGGCAATCCGCGCTCGTGTCGCCTGCGCAACCCCGGCCAACTCCGGCGCCACGAGCGCTCCCGCTGCACCTTCTCACCTTAAACTGGAGACCTAG
- the istB gene encoding IS21-like element IS1631 family helper ATPase IstB codes for MMTMPEIERCLRQLRLSGVRDTLQTRVLQAQGANQPFLETFSLILQDELDRRQSRLIERRYQQSGLDEKLTLAEFDWSFNPKLPRQTCFQLHTLAFIAAGENALLVGKPGTGKSHIAKAIAYQAILQSHKVQYLETDDFFHRYALNSPAQREVRLRTIIDCDLLVLDDLFLARAIPDDAGTLLQTLIHQRYKLRRSVIVTSNRVVQDWGAYLGDNTMSTTILDRLMHHCHLLEFDGRSYRLKEAAEALARETNSN; via the coding sequence ATGATGACCATGCCGGAAATTGAGCGTTGCCTACGACAGCTGCGCCTGTCGGGTGTCCGCGACACGCTGCAGACGCGCGTGCTCCAGGCGCAGGGCGCCAACCAGCCCTTCCTCGAGACCTTCTCCCTTATCCTGCAGGATGAACTGGACCGTCGTCAGTCCCGTCTTATCGAGCGGCGATACCAGCAATCCGGGCTCGACGAAAAGCTGACGCTCGCCGAGTTCGACTGGTCCTTCAATCCCAAACTGCCACGTCAGACCTGCTTCCAGCTCCACACCCTGGCGTTCATTGCCGCTGGCGAGAACGCTCTGCTTGTTGGCAAACCTGGCACCGGGAAGTCGCACATCGCCAAGGCGATTGCCTATCAGGCGATCCTGCAAAGCCACAAGGTCCAGTATCTTGAGACCGACGACTTCTTCCACCGCTACGCCCTGAACTCTCCGGCACAACGCGAGGTCCGGCTGCGAACCATCATCGACTGCGATCTCCTCGTGCTGGACGATCTATTCCTCGCACGCGCCATCCCCGACGACGCCGGCACTTTGCTGCAGACCCTGATCCATCAGCGTTACAAACTGCGCCGCAGCGTCATCGTCACCTCCAATCGCGTCGTGCAGGATTGGGGGGCATACCTTGGGGACAACACTATGAGCACGACGATCCTCGATCGCCTTATGCATCATTGCCATCTGCTTGAGTTCGACGGACGCAGCTATCGGCTCAAAGAAGCCGCTGAAGCTCTTGCCCGGGAAACAAACTCAAACTAA
- the istB gene encoding IS21-like element ISFK1 family helper ATPase IstB, whose product MAKAFEEQRRSPDLEALPFEDRIGLLVDREAAERDTRRLTTRLKIAALRQTACVEDVDLRTPRGIDRAVFAKLVEGRWIDRHENLLVTGATGLGKSWLACALGHKACRDNRSVLYHRVPRLFEALALARGDGRYARLLKSLGRAQLLILDDWGLSVLTAAERRDLLEILEDRHGRASTIVTSQLPVDTWHGAIGDPTVADAILDRLVHNAHRLQLTGESMRKRSAKTITLDGQPEH is encoded by the coding sequence ATGGCCAAGGCCTTCGAGGAGCAGCGCCGATCGCCCGATCTCGAAGCCCTGCCGTTCGAAGATCGCATCGGCCTGTTGGTCGACCGCGAAGCCGCCGAACGCGACACCAGGCGGCTCACCACGCGCCTCAAGATCGCCGCACTGCGCCAGACTGCTTGCGTCGAGGACGTCGATCTGCGCACCCCGCGGGGCATCGACCGCGCCGTTTTCGCCAAACTCGTCGAAGGTCGCTGGATCGATCGCCACGAGAATTTGCTCGTCACCGGGGCAACCGGCCTGGGCAAAAGTTGGTTAGCCTGCGCGCTCGGCCACAAGGCCTGCCGCGACAACCGATCAGTCCTCTATCATCGCGTTCCAAGGCTGTTCGAGGCGCTCGCGCTCGCGCGCGGAGACGGACGCTACGCCCGGCTCCTCAAAAGCCTCGGCCGCGCTCAGCTTCTGATTTTGGATGATTGGGGACTATCGGTGCTCACCGCCGCGGAACGCCGCGATCTGCTCGAAATCCTCGAGGACCGACATGGCCGCGCATCCACCATCGTCACAAGTCAGCTCCCCGTGGACACCTGGCATGGAGCCATTGGGGACCCCACGGTCGCCGACGCCATTCTCGATCGCCTCGTCCACAACGCCCACCGCCTCCAGCTCACCGGAGAAAGCATGCGAAAACGCAGCGCCAAAACCATCACCCTTGACGGCCAACCAGAACACTGA
- a CDS encoding IS5-like element ISBj2_B family transposase, producing the protein MRPKKHRTTGSNDLFRSRLDQIINMRHELVLLAGRVDWDWIDGEIAPLYSDNGRPGIATRFMIGLLLLKHIYGLSDEGVCERWVHDPYFQFFTGEEFFQHVFPHERSDLSHWRKRLGDKLERLLAESLRVAHASGALRSQDLKRVTVDTTVQPKAISFPTDAKLLHAAIRGLNRLARKHGVRLRQSYVRVAKSAAMMAGRYAHAKQFNRHQRQLRILRSRLGRIIRDIRRKTEGQAALEGAFALPLSRATQIGSQQQRQRGWKLYSFHAPEVECIGKGKAAAPYEFCVKASIVTNNQRAPGGLFVLHACSLPDNPYDGHTLRNVIERTESLTGCPIERAYVDKGYRGHDTQNPRRVFISGQKRGVFGVIKRELRRRSAIEPIIGHMKNEGHLGRCYLKGRAGDAANVLLSAVGHNLRRVLAWLRDLLSLFLLSLWPTLNCPVQPNSAY; encoded by the coding sequence ATGCGACCAAAGAAGCACAGGACGACAGGCTCGAACGATCTGTTCCGGTCCCGGCTGGACCAGATCATCAACATGCGACACGAGCTGGTTCTGCTCGCCGGCAGGGTCGATTGGGACTGGATCGACGGCGAGATCGCGCCGCTCTACAGCGACAACGGCAGGCCGGGTATCGCGACCCGCTTCATGATCGGATTGCTGCTGCTCAAGCACATCTACGGCCTGTCCGATGAGGGGGTGTGCGAGCGCTGGGTCCACGATCCGTACTTCCAGTTCTTCACCGGCGAAGAGTTTTTCCAGCACGTTTTCCCGCATGAGCGCTCAGACCTGAGCCACTGGCGCAAGCGGCTCGGCGACAAGCTGGAGCGGTTGTTGGCCGAGAGCCTTCGCGTGGCGCACGCGAGCGGTGCGTTGCGCAGCCAGGACCTCAAGCGGGTCACGGTCGACACGACCGTCCAACCGAAGGCCATCAGCTTCCCGACCGACGCCAAGCTGCTGCATGCAGCGATCCGCGGGTTGAACCGCCTGGCGAGGAAGCACGGGGTCAGGCTCCGGCAATCCTATGTTCGCGTGGCCAAAAGCGCGGCGATGATGGCGGGCCGCTACGCTCATGCCAAACAATTCAACCGGCATCAGCGACAGCTGCGCATCCTGCGCAGCCGGCTGGGCCGGATCATCCGCGACATTCGCCGCAAGACCGAGGGCCAGGCCGCATTGGAGGGGGCATTCGCCCTGCCGCTGAGCCGAGCCACCCAGATCGGCTCGCAGCAGCAGCGCCAGCGCGGCTGGAAGTTGTATTCCTTCCATGCTCCGGAGGTCGAGTGCATCGGCAAGGGCAAGGCCGCCGCGCCCTATGAGTTCTGCGTGAAGGCCTCCATCGTCACCAACAACCAAAGAGCTCCGGGCGGCTTGTTCGTGCTCCACGCCTGCTCGCTGCCGGACAACCCCTACGACGGTCACACCCTTCGCAACGTCATCGAGCGCACCGAGAGCCTCACCGGCTGCCCGATCGAACGGGCCTATGTCGACAAGGGATATCGCGGCCACGACACACAAAATCCCCGCCGCGTCTTCATCTCGGGCCAGAAGCGCGGCGTCTTCGGCGTCATCAAGCGCGAGCTACGCCGCCGTTCCGCCATCGAGCCCATCATCGGACACATGAAGAACGAAGGTCACCTTGGCCGCTGCTATCTCAAAGGCCGCGCCGGAGATGCCGCTAACGTTCTCCTCTCGGCCGTTGGCCACAACCTCCGCCGTGTCCTGGCTTGGCTCAGAGACCTTTTGTCCCTCTTCCTGCTCTCACTCTGGCCAACGCTCAACTGTCCAGTTCAGCCCAATTCGGCTTATTAA